The Exiguobacterium acetylicum genome includes a window with the following:
- the egtB gene encoding ergothioneine biosynthesis protein EgtB: MIFETTSYLIEKFATVRNQTIALIEPLEAEDFIIQASSDVSPPKWHIAHTTWFFERMILQEYSEGYQVFHPKYNYLFNSYYNSIGPYQPRQQRGMLSRPTVEDIIAYRAYVDERMVEFLKAERTPEDQRKVEALVEMGLQHEQQHQELILMDVKYNFFTNPLLPAYQSISMTTDTTESLVTETSFIQFEEGLVEIGHTGDGFAFDNESPRHKTWLHPFELATRPVTNGEYLAFIEAGGYEKSEYWLSDGYATVQKEGWKAPLYWMKDDAGEWTIFTMNGVEPLRLDEPVCHVSFYEADAYSRYQGKRLPTEAEWEWASRQVDSVTKRNMMGSGTFHPVAVEESETTLASMFGNVWEWTSSPYSSYPGSKPLEGALGEYNAKFMCNQMVLRGGACVTPDDHIRETYRNFFPPDKRWLFGGFRLAGDM; encoded by the coding sequence ATGATATTTGAAACGACATCGTACTTAATCGAAAAATTCGCCACCGTTCGGAATCAAACGATTGCCTTGATTGAACCACTTGAAGCGGAAGATTTTATTATTCAAGCCAGCTCGGATGTTAGTCCACCAAAGTGGCATATCGCCCATACGACATGGTTTTTTGAACGGATGATTCTACAAGAATATAGTGAAGGGTATCAAGTTTTCCATCCGAAGTATAATTATCTATTTAACTCGTACTACAACTCGATCGGACCTTATCAACCTCGTCAGCAACGGGGCATGTTGTCACGTCCGACCGTCGAGGATATCATTGCTTACCGGGCGTATGTCGATGAACGAATGGTCGAGTTTTTGAAAGCGGAACGGACTCCGGAAGATCAGCGTAAAGTGGAAGCATTAGTCGAGATGGGTCTTCAGCATGAACAACAACATCAGGAATTGATTTTGATGGACGTGAAATATAACTTTTTTACGAATCCATTGTTACCTGCCTATCAATCGATATCGATGACAACAGATACAACTGAGAGTTTAGTTACAGAGACATCCTTTATCCAATTCGAAGAGGGACTCGTCGAGATTGGTCATACGGGTGACGGTTTTGCGTTTGACAACGAAAGTCCGCGTCACAAAACATGGCTTCATCCGTTTGAATTAGCAACGCGTCCCGTCACGAATGGGGAATATTTGGCGTTCATTGAAGCAGGCGGTTATGAAAAATCGGAGTATTGGTTGTCGGATGGCTACGCGACTGTCCAAAAAGAAGGCTGGAAAGCGCCGTTATATTGGATGAAGGATGACGCGGGGGAATGGACGATCTTTACGATGAATGGTGTCGAACCCCTTCGGCTCGACGAACCGGTCTGTCATGTCAGTTTTTATGAGGCGGACGCTTACAGTCGTTACCAAGGGAAACGATTGCCGACAGAAGCGGAGTGGGAATGGGCTTCTCGCCAAGTCGATTCCGTAACGAAACGCAACATGATGGGAAGCGGTACGTTCCATCCCGTAGCAGTCGAAGAATCAGAAACGACGCTTGCAAGTATGTTCGGAAACGTCTGGGAATGGACGTCTAGTCCGTATAGTTCGTATCCTGGTAGCAAACCACTTGAAGGGGCACTCGGCGAGTATAACGCGAAGTTCATGTGTAATCAGATGGTGTTGCGTGGTGGTGCTTGCGTGACGCCAGACGATCATATTCGCGAGACGTATCGGAACTTCTTCCCACCTGATAAACGCTGGTTGTTTGGCGGCTTCCGATTGGCGGGTGACATGTGA
- a CDS encoding NUDIX domain-containing protein, with amino-acid sequence MPISDYYANLRQLVGTQRLFTPCVAAIIRNEAGHILFQDPGGPYWSLPAGAIELGESPAQAVIREVYEETGLFVRPVRLIGTFGGESFRLTYPDGNEVEYVAMMFECEVVGGVLEAIDGESKQLAYFPKNERPPLALPYPDQVFEESEATSYFEWNERWLTDLQHRNH; translated from the coding sequence ATGCCAATCTCTGATTATTATGCCAATCTACGGCAACTTGTCGGAACGCAACGTCTTTTTACACCATGCGTCGCAGCAATCATTCGAAACGAAGCGGGTCACATCCTCTTCCAGGATCCAGGTGGTCCCTACTGGAGCTTGCCTGCCGGGGCAATTGAACTAGGGGAATCCCCTGCGCAAGCGGTCATTCGCGAAGTCTATGAAGAAACGGGTCTATTTGTTCGCCCCGTCCGTTTGATTGGGACATTCGGTGGGGAGTCGTTTCGACTGACATATCCAGACGGAAACGAAGTCGAGTATGTAGCAATGATGTTCGAGTGTGAGGTAGTCGGTGGAGTGCTCGAGGCAATCGATGGAGAGTCCAAGCAACTGGCTTATTTTCCGAAGAATGAGCGTCCACCACTTGCATTACCTTATCCTGATCAAGTGTTTGAGGAATCAGAGGCGACGAGCTATTTCGAATGGAATGAACGCTGGTTGACTGATTTACAGCATCGAAACCATTAA
- the egtD gene encoding L-histidine N(alpha)-methyltransferase, with protein MRETVIGYDLYTPQQNMRLEVVDGLMREQKILPAKYFYDHIGSQLFEQITEQPEYYPTRTELTILENHRTEIARSIGDVHTLIEYGSGSSRKIQMLLETFTHLDTYMPIDISKDFLMESARQLSERYPALHIKAVCGDYSQSISLPVEEAQKRVIFFPGSTIGNFEPEEAMRFLRHSSRILEVGDGFLIGVDLKKSTDVLERAYNDAAGVTAAFNLNMLTHLNQMLGGTFDIARFEHQAFYNEEKGRIEMHLRSQLDQLVQVGDVTVPFKQGETIHTENSYKYSKEEFEKLAQQSGFHPVNCWIDVDERFSVHYLEKM; from the coding sequence ATGCGGGAAACAGTCATTGGTTACGATTTATATACGCCGCAACAAAACATGCGCTTAGAAGTCGTCGACGGTCTGATGCGAGAGCAAAAAATCTTACCAGCGAAATATTTTTACGATCATATCGGATCCCAGTTATTTGAACAAATTACAGAACAACCAGAGTATTATCCGACACGGACGGAACTCACCATTTTGGAAAACCACCGGACAGAAATTGCGCGAAGTATTGGCGATGTGCATACGTTAATCGAGTATGGCAGTGGGAGTAGCCGTAAAATCCAGATGTTGCTTGAGACATTTACACATCTGGATACGTATATGCCAATCGACATCTCAAAAGACTTTTTGATGGAATCCGCGCGCCAACTTTCTGAACGATATCCTGCGCTCCATATCAAAGCTGTTTGTGGCGATTACTCGCAATCAATTTCCTTACCGGTTGAAGAAGCGCAAAAACGGGTCATCTTTTTCCCGGGTTCGACAATCGGAAACTTTGAACCGGAGGAAGCGATGCGCTTTTTACGTCACTCCTCGCGGATTCTAGAGGTTGGAGACGGGTTCTTGATTGGTGTCGATCTGAAAAAGTCGACTGATGTCCTGGAACGTGCCTATAACGATGCAGCAGGTGTCACGGCAGCGTTCAACTTGAATATGTTGACGCATTTGAATCAGATGCTTGGTGGAACATTCGATATCGCTCGTTTTGAACACCAGGCGTTCTATAATGAGGAAAAAGGACGCATTGAGATGCATCTTCGGAGTCAGTTGGATCAGCTCGTCCAAGTAGGCGACGTGACGGTTCCATTTAAACAAGGTGAAACGATTCATACGGAAAACTCCTATAAATATAGTAAAGAAGAGTTTGAGAAACTCGCTCAACAAAGTGGTTTTCATCCGGTCAACTGCTGGATTGATGTCGACGAACGATTCAGCGTACACTATCTAGAAAAAATGTAA
- the guaC gene encoding GMP reductase: protein MDVVFDYEDIQLIPAKSIVGSRSECDTSVEFGGRRFKLPVVPANMQTIIDESIATFLAEGDYFYIMHRFEPARRLAFVRTMQERQLFASISVGVKEEEYQLIEQLAAEGLTPEYITIDIAHGHSEAVIQMIRHIKSLLPTSFVIAGNVGTPEAVRELENAGADATKVGIGPGKVCITKIKTGFGTGGWQLAALRWCAKAASKPIIADGGIRTHGDIAKSVRFGASMVMIGSLFAGHEESPGETHEVDGVLVKEYFGSASEFQKGERKNVEGKKMFVEHKGSLTDTLIEMEQDLQSAISYAGGNKLQAIRTVDYVVVKNSIFNGDKVF, encoded by the coding sequence ATGGATGTAGTATTCGATTATGAAGATATTCAATTAATTCCAGCAAAATCAATCGTTGGCAGTCGATCAGAATGCGATACGTCAGTGGAATTCGGTGGTCGTCGTTTTAAACTGCCCGTCGTACCGGCAAACATGCAAACGATCATTGATGAATCGATTGCAACATTCTTAGCAGAAGGCGATTATTTCTATATCATGCATCGATTCGAACCGGCACGTCGTTTAGCATTCGTTCGCACGATGCAAGAACGTCAACTGTTCGCTTCGATTAGTGTCGGCGTTAAGGAAGAAGAATATCAGCTGATCGAACAGCTTGCAGCAGAGGGGCTAACTCCTGAATACATTACGATTGATATTGCGCACGGACATTCGGAAGCGGTCATTCAGATGATTCGTCATATCAAGTCTCTTTTACCGACGAGTTTCGTCATCGCTGGTAACGTCGGTACACCGGAAGCGGTTCGCGAACTCGAAAACGCGGGAGCAGACGCAACAAAAGTCGGTATCGGACCGGGTAAGGTCTGTATCACGAAGATTAAGACAGGATTCGGTACGGGCGGTTGGCAGCTAGCGGCACTTCGTTGGTGTGCGAAAGCAGCAAGCAAACCGATCATCGCCGATGGTGGGATTCGGACGCATGGCGATATCGCGAAGTCAGTCCGGTTCGGTGCTTCGATGGTCATGATCGGTTCACTCTTCGCAGGGCACGAGGAATCGCCTGGTGAGACACACGAAGTGGACGGGGTACTCGTCAAGGAATACTTCGGTTCCGCTTCTGAGTTCCAAAAAGGGGAACGCAAGAACGTCGAAGGCAAGAAGATGTTCGTCGAACATAAAGGTAGTCTGACAGATACGTTGATCGAGATGGAGCAAGATTTGCAATCAGCGATTTCGTATGCGGGTGGGAACAAGCTGCAGGCGATTCGCACGGTTGATTATGTCGTCGTCAAGAACTCGATTTTCAACGGGGATAAAGTCTTTTAA
- a CDS encoding NAD(P)/FAD-dependent oxidoreductase produces MYTHIIIGAGILGASTAYHLSKAGERVLLVDRKEPGRASHAAAGIICPWMTQRRNKAWYRLANNGAHFYKTLIPELEALGETSTGYQQVGTIALHETSKIEKMETIAHNRFPEAPAIERIERLDQERVKALFPLVEQIEDALFVSGGARVDGRALCAALIRGAVEHGATVLDGDASLVLEDGIVTGIEIDNAQYTANQFILTAGVWLNDLLRPLNLKIDLHPEKGQILQLDLTDSTSTTWPVIMGQRGLYVVSIHEGKLIVGSTHEKQTDYDLKPTVKGMHALLNRALPVLPSLEETTIDELRIGLRPYTKNSLPVIGPLQDHPNVFLANGLGASGLTIGPYLGSQLAKLASHQTPDIEWSTYEPTYVPLES; encoded by the coding sequence ATGTACACCCATATCATCATCGGTGCCGGAATTCTTGGTGCCTCGACCGCGTATCATTTATCGAAGGCAGGTGAACGCGTCTTACTCGTCGACCGAAAAGAACCTGGTCGTGCCTCTCATGCGGCGGCGGGCATCATCTGTCCGTGGATGACACAACGACGAAATAAGGCATGGTACAGATTAGCGAATAACGGTGCCCATTTTTATAAGACACTGATTCCTGAACTCGAAGCACTCGGTGAGACGAGCACAGGCTATCAACAAGTCGGAACGATTGCCCTGCATGAAACATCAAAAATCGAGAAGATGGAGACGATTGCGCATAATCGTTTTCCGGAAGCCCCTGCCATCGAGCGCATCGAACGACTCGATCAAGAGCGTGTCAAAGCACTCTTCCCGCTCGTTGAACAGATCGAAGATGCCTTATTCGTCTCCGGTGGCGCTCGTGTTGACGGCCGTGCCTTATGTGCTGCTTTGATCCGTGGCGCTGTTGAGCATGGTGCAACCGTACTTGATGGGGATGCATCGCTTGTCCTAGAGGACGGGATCGTTACAGGGATTGAAATCGACAACGCGCAGTACACGGCTAATCAATTCATATTAACGGCTGGCGTCTGGTTAAACGATCTCCTTCGTCCGCTTAATCTTAAAATTGATTTACATCCGGAAAAAGGACAGATCCTTCAACTCGACTTGACCGATTCAACATCAACGACCTGGCCCGTCATCATGGGGCAACGCGGATTGTATGTAGTTTCGATCCATGAAGGGAAACTGATCGTCGGTTCAACGCACGAAAAACAGACGGACTATGACTTGAAACCGACCGTAAAAGGAATGCACGCCTTATTGAATCGCGCCTTACCTGTCTTACCGAGTCTCGAGGAAACGACGATTGACGAACTGCGCATCGGATTGCGTCCATATACGAAAAATTCATTGCCCGTGATCGGTCCTCTTCAAGACCATCCGAATGTATTTTTAGCGAATGGGCTCGGCGCATCTGGTTTGACGATCGGACCGTATCTCGGTAGCCAACTAGCGAAGCTTGCGAGTCACCAAACGCCCGATATTGAATGGTCGACTTATGAACCGACTTACGTACCACTCGAATCCTGA
- a CDS encoding LysR family transcriptional regulator, whose product MDIRQLLFFTTIVEHGCNLTRASKHLSISQPALSQMIRDFEQVEQVELFIRKNGRLTGLSETGRQLYEDAKIVLARHQALMGHLRERSSVVRGKVRLGIPPVILPVLFSQLIPKFMAEHPGIELEIIEEGAFELKRRLLLEELDLAVLIEPGESYGIERFRLIEDEVVVAVRPNHPFQAKAAISYRDIGNEPLVILNDRFMLHHQILSEFRKVQQEPNIFFMSGAWDLLIGMVQELDVISILPEPILRFHHADDVRIIPFDPPMLWDVSLNRLVGTELRPVVRHVHQYIVHYFQSYWPTPAR is encoded by the coding sequence ATGGATATTCGACAGTTACTCTTTTTTACGACGATTGTTGAGCACGGCTGTAATTTAACACGTGCCTCAAAACACTTGTCGATCTCCCAACCGGCACTCAGTCAGATGATTCGGGATTTTGAACAGGTTGAACAAGTCGAACTGTTCATTCGTAAAAACGGGCGGTTGACAGGATTATCGGAAACGGGACGTCAATTATATGAAGATGCGAAAATCGTTCTAGCACGACATCAAGCGTTAATGGGACATCTACGTGAACGATCGAGCGTCGTCCGAGGAAAAGTCCGACTTGGGATCCCGCCGGTCATCTTACCAGTCTTATTTTCACAACTAATTCCGAAGTTTATGGCGGAGCATCCCGGGATTGAACTCGAAATCATCGAAGAAGGGGCGTTTGAACTGAAACGTCGACTATTACTGGAAGAACTTGATTTAGCAGTCTTAATCGAACCAGGCGAATCATACGGCATTGAACGTTTTCGATTGATCGAAGATGAAGTTGTCGTTGCCGTTCGTCCGAACCATCCTTTTCAAGCAAAAGCCGCCATTTCGTATCGTGACATCGGAAACGAACCACTCGTCATCTTGAACGACCGATTCATGTTGCATCACCAGATCCTTTCAGAGTTTCGCAAGGTACAGCAAGAACCGAATATTTTCTTCATGTCAGGGGCGTGGGACTTATTGATTGGGATGGTCCAAGAACTTGATGTCATCTCGATTCTCCCGGAACCGATTCTCCGGTTTCATCATGCGGATGACGTTAGAATCATCCCGTTCGATCCACCGATGTTATGGGATGTCTCATTGAATCGACTCGTCGGTACAGAATTGCGCCCCGTCGTCCGGCACGTCCACCAATACATCGTTCACTATTTTCAATCGTACTGGCCGACTCCCGCTAGGTGA
- the corA gene encoding magnesium/cobalt transporter CorA, whose product MIRCILINADDELILTDDVFRTQEPGIKRYFVDFDQPTATEKQMLIDAFDFHPLAIEDCFHYLQRPKLEYYTDHSFFVLHALDEGTLTNREINLFASDRHLVSYHEQRSPEIDVVFEQYSQRLVKQETVDLVHKIMDKIVDGYFPIVHATEDELFALEERYRTRGNDRRLMEEIFELRARLLRISRTVMPMRDLLYRVVESKRLSIHPKKQAFFRDLYDHLLKLSEMIEYNRLMTSEFRDNFISLNSYRMNNIMKTLTIFTTIFMPLTFIAGIYGMNFDYMPELTTRYGYFVTLGAMALLALGMILFFKKNRWFDE is encoded by the coding sequence TTGATTCGTTGTATATTGATCAATGCCGACGATGAGCTTATTTTGACCGATGACGTCTTTCGGACACAAGAGCCTGGCATCAAACGTTATTTCGTTGATTTCGATCAGCCGACAGCTACTGAAAAACAAATGTTGATTGACGCTTTCGATTTCCATCCGCTGGCGATCGAAGATTGTTTCCACTACTTACAACGTCCGAAGCTTGAGTATTATACGGACCATAGTTTTTTTGTTCTCCATGCACTCGATGAAGGGACGTTGACGAATCGTGAGATCAACTTGTTCGCAAGTGATCGACATCTCGTCAGCTATCATGAGCAACGTTCACCAGAAATCGATGTTGTATTTGAGCAATATAGTCAGCGTCTCGTCAAACAAGAGACGGTCGACCTCGTACATAAAATCATGGATAAGATCGTTGACGGTTATTTTCCGATCGTCCATGCGACAGAAGATGAATTGTTTGCGCTCGAGGAACGATACCGGACACGAGGCAACGATCGTCGCTTGATGGAAGAAATCTTTGAGCTTCGAGCCCGTTTACTGCGGATCTCGCGGACCGTCATGCCGATGCGGGACTTACTATATCGTGTCGTCGAATCAAAACGACTCTCGATTCATCCGAAGAAACAAGCGTTCTTTCGCGATTTATACGATCACTTATTGAAGTTATCGGAGATGATCGAATACAACCGATTGATGACGTCTGAATTTCGAGATAATTTCATCTCCCTCAACTCGTACCGGATGAATAACATCATGAAGACGTTGACGATCTTCACGACGATTTTCATGCCGTTGACGTTCATCGCTGGAATATACGGTATGAATTTTGATTATATGCCAGAACTAACGACTCGGTACGGTTATTTCGTGACATTAGGGGCAATGGCACTCCTCGCTCTAGGAATGATTTTATTTTTCAAAAAAAATCGCTGGTTCGATGAGTAA
- a CDS encoding dynamin family protein, with protein MRSFEERLTNQLEATASLATLIQPSTDQLRLDKLDKFATKLLKREFTIAFAGHFSAGKSSMINALTGESVLPTSPIPTSANIVTLQQGDLDEAIVHFHERPSVRLTDEEQHEHLQSLGKSGDVRQIDLTHAASALPPGLVLMDTPGVDSVDDAHRVSTESALHLADILFYVMDYNHVQSELNFMVTDELQAAVLELYLIVNQIDKHRDDELSFEAFRRSVHASFAEHGVVPKGIFFTSLRNPDHPHNDFTEVEQLVKQSIRDAQPKLLTSAAMTLESLHQEHMGYLTRLVSEADETMTEQLTDAERNDPTTVETVLAHVSHQLEARQPDRWVQTFSLHRDQLLKNATLMPFELREKMRRFLESRQRDFKVGLFRSTKKTEAAQAEIAQDVMRAYQTVTASEISLHLRNLMKQSLRELDLLQDTHIVTIDQLSLDPPLSVLESALPTGITITGESVLQFTNRVAEQTQAWFVKETNAWREHVRQELTVAFPKEQAELPQQQTLLQQKWDSVLAWQQATAALARYESGVVNPSETQLEQARTQVTVWKEQLVQQEKAIVSFTGFESVAETAAYEVATTMTDHQTVRYAPEDVAQIRQHLNGLQGFEEAVAYLNDKLDRLTHQSFTIALFGAFSAGKSSFCNALLGDKVLPVSPNPTTASINRIHPVDDKHAHGTAEVTFKSEAAMVEDLNEAMTNTMTFDSTKQAYETLLPRAKTLTDPFLRAFLKGFLDVEAFIGTVQTVDEDAFRAYVAKEERSCFVDVIDFYYDSPLTRLGVTLVDTPGADSINARHTDVAFDYIKNADAILFVTYFNHAFARADREFLIQLGRVKDAFELDKMFFLVNAIDLAASDSERQDVLNYVATELQRFGIRSPRLYGVSSLQGLAEKQQGLTESTSGLPVFEEAFHHFLAEDLTGLAKVSLSEQTEKTVQRLERFIAATEANLLRKEERLTELSALEQQVTDRFQENRAALIEPALKAEIHELLHHVVQRIYYRFPDFFKEAYNPVRFAQAAKTVALQDALTELLTFLRFDFEQELRVTHFRVDQWLEAALIRRQQEEQQLLEQWNDSFQLAPVTVSSLTEMTFDGPFEDPTPYVGVKRHFRNAKAFFEKNEKEQLKEELAILTKQDALTYTAVQEERLLEVATAHLDVSLTSLSEQLLRQALEQLESERATLQEQETLTPYKQAADQIRRLTQHVTSS; from the coding sequence ATGCGCTCATTTGAGGAACGATTAACGAACCAGCTCGAGGCGACCGCTTCACTCGCCACATTGATTCAACCTTCAACGGATCAACTCCGTTTAGATAAATTAGATAAATTCGCCACGAAGTTACTGAAACGAGAGTTCACGATTGCGTTTGCCGGTCACTTTTCAGCTGGAAAGTCGAGTATGATCAATGCTTTGACAGGTGAGTCCGTCTTACCGACGAGTCCGATTCCGACAAGTGCGAACATCGTGACACTTCAGCAAGGTGACTTGGATGAAGCGATCGTCCACTTTCATGAACGACCATCCGTACGCTTAACAGATGAAGAACAACATGAACACCTTCAATCGCTTGGGAAAAGTGGCGATGTCCGGCAAATCGATTTGACGCACGCCGCGTCTGCACTTCCGCCTGGTCTCGTCTTGATGGATACTCCAGGGGTCGACTCGGTTGACGATGCTCACCGCGTGTCAACGGAATCGGCACTTCATTTAGCAGACATTTTGTTTTATGTCATGGACTACAACCATGTTCAATCGGAATTAAACTTCATGGTGACGGACGAATTACAAGCTGCGGTACTTGAATTGTATTTAATCGTCAATCAAATCGATAAACATCGCGATGATGAACTATCCTTTGAGGCGTTCCGTCGCTCGGTTCACGCCTCATTCGCGGAGCACGGTGTTGTCCCAAAAGGAATTTTCTTTACGAGCTTACGGAACCCAGATCATCCCCACAATGACTTCACAGAAGTCGAACAGCTGGTCAAACAAAGCATTCGCGACGCTCAACCTAAACTGTTGACTTCTGCTGCCATGACACTCGAAAGTCTTCATCAGGAACATATGGGTTATCTCACTCGCCTCGTCTCGGAAGCTGATGAGACGATGACAGAGCAGTTAACTGATGCCGAGCGAAACGATCCGACAACGGTGGAAACAGTGTTAGCACATGTGTCGCATCAATTAGAAGCACGTCAACCGGACCGCTGGGTACAGACATTTTCTCTGCACCGAGATCAGCTCTTGAAAAACGCGACGTTGATGCCGTTTGAATTACGCGAGAAGATGCGTCGTTTTCTCGAATCTCGTCAGCGTGACTTCAAGGTTGGACTGTTCCGTAGTACGAAAAAAACGGAAGCGGCACAAGCAGAGATCGCCCAAGACGTCATGCGTGCCTACCAGACGGTCACGGCGTCTGAAATTTCGCTCCACCTTCGCAACTTGATGAAACAATCGTTACGCGAACTTGATCTCTTGCAGGATACACACATCGTGACGATTGATCAGTTATCACTTGATCCGCCGCTTTCCGTACTCGAAAGTGCATTACCGACTGGTATTACAATCACAGGCGAGTCAGTGCTCCAGTTTACGAATCGTGTCGCCGAGCAGACGCAAGCTTGGTTTGTTAAAGAAACAAACGCGTGGCGGGAACACGTTCGTCAAGAGTTGACGGTGGCTTTCCCAAAAGAACAAGCTGAACTGCCGCAACAGCAAACGCTCCTACAACAAAAGTGGGATAGTGTTCTGGCCTGGCAACAGGCTACCGCGGCTCTCGCGCGCTATGAGAGCGGTGTCGTCAATCCGTCTGAAACACAACTCGAACAAGCACGGACCCAAGTAACCGTTTGGAAAGAACAACTGGTTCAGCAGGAAAAAGCGATCGTCTCCTTTACAGGTTTTGAGTCGGTGGCAGAAACAGCTGCCTATGAAGTTGCGACGACGATGACGGACCATCAAACCGTCCGTTATGCGCCAGAAGATGTTGCTCAAATCCGACAGCACTTAAACGGTCTACAAGGGTTTGAAGAAGCCGTTGCTTATTTAAACGATAAACTCGATCGACTAACACATCAGTCATTCACGATTGCCTTATTCGGTGCCTTCAGCGCTGGGAAATCATCGTTTTGTAATGCTTTGCTCGGAGATAAGGTACTACCGGTCTCGCCGAATCCGACGACGGCGTCAATCAACCGGATTCACCCCGTTGATGACAAACACGCTCACGGCACCGCAGAGGTCACGTTCAAATCGGAAGCTGCAATGGTCGAGGATTTGAATGAAGCGATGACGAACACGATGACGTTTGATTCAACCAAACAGGCATACGAAACACTGTTGCCACGTGCTAAAACGTTAACAGATCCATTCCTTCGCGCCTTCTTGAAGGGATTCCTTGATGTCGAGGCATTCATCGGAACCGTCCAGACCGTTGACGAGGATGCATTTAGAGCCTATGTCGCAAAAGAAGAGCGAAGCTGTTTCGTCGATGTCATCGATTTCTACTATGATAGTCCGTTAACACGACTAGGGGTCACGCTCGTCGATACACCAGGAGCCGATTCGATCAATGCTCGTCATACCGATGTTGCCTTCGATTACATTAAAAATGCCGATGCGATTTTATTCGTCACCTACTTCAATCATGCCTTTGCTCGGGCAGATCGTGAATTTTTGATTCAACTCGGTCGTGTCAAAGACGCGTTTGAACTTGATAAGATGTTCTTCCTCGTCAATGCGATTGATCTCGCTGCTTCCGACAGCGAACGTCAAGATGTCCTGAATTATGTCGCGACAGAATTGCAACGCTTCGGGATTCGCTCACCACGCCTTTACGGGGTCTCAAGTTTGCAAGGATTAGCTGAAAAACAACAAGGACTAACCGAATCGACATCCGGTTTACCTGTATTCGAGGAGGCGTTCCATCATTTCTTAGCAGAGGATTTGACCGGACTCGCTAAAGTTTCCTTATCGGAGCAGACGGAAAAGACCGTCCAGCGACTCGAGCGGTTCATTGCTGCAACAGAAGCGAACCTTTTACGAAAAGAAGAACGTTTGACCGAGCTGTCTGCCTTAGAACAACAAGTGACGGACCGGTTCCAAGAGAATCGCGCCGCTTTGATCGAACCTGCACTGAAAGCAGAAATCCATGAATTGTTGCACCATGTCGTACAGCGCATTTACTATCGTTTTCCTGATTTCTTCAAGGAAGCTTATAATCCAGTCCGCTTCGCTCAAGCAGCCAAAACGGTGGCACTACAAGATGCATTGACAGAACTGTTAACGTTCCTTCGGTTCGATTTTGAACAGGAACTACGGGTCACGCATTTCCGTGTTGATCAATGGCTTGAAGCGGCATTGATCCGTCGACAACAAGAAGAGCAACAACTCCTTGAGCAATGGAACGACTCGTTCCAACTGGCGCCTGTCACGGTCTCTTCGTTGACTGAGATGACATTTGATGGTCCTTTCGAGGATCCAACGCCTTATGTCGGTGTCAAACGCCACTTCCGGAATGCGAAAGCCTTCTTTGAGAAAAATGAGAAGGAACAGCTCAAAGAGGAACTGGCGATATTAACGAAACAGGATGCACTCACGTATACCGCCGTTCAAGAAGAACGATTGCTTGAGGTTGCAACGGCACATCTAGACGTTTCTTTAACGTCCCTTTCAGAACAGCTTTTACGTCAAGCACTCGAACAACTCGAGAGTGAACGTGCGACGTTACAAGAACAAGAGACGTTGACGCCTTATAAACAAGCAGCCGATCAAATCCGTCGTCTGACGCAACACGTCACCTCATCCTAA